In Pirellula sp. SH-Sr6A, the DNA window TCTTCGAATCACTCCGCCTTCGACGGGAGTCGATTCCAAGAGCCTTGCCGTTCTCGCTTCGCGCTCTTTGCGGTCCGACTCGATCACTTCCTCAGGAAGGGGTTTGCGGAGCGGAGCGGTCTTATCGCGACTTGGAAACAGAACCGTCAACTCGGACAAATACGGAGTCGGTTCATCGGGCATCTCTTTCAGCTTGGCGAGCATATCCCGGGCAGGTTGTGCAAAGGCGGTTTGATCAAACTTTTCAATGATCTCCTCACACTTTAACCGCGCCGCGCCTGCCTCCCCTTTGTTGAATCGATACTCCGCATTGTGATAAAGCCTCTCCGCTTTGCGATTCACCAACTCGGTGTACATGCGGTCGATCTCATCTTTATCGCGGCGATAATCCTCCGGAAACTGTTTCAAATTCCGGAAGAACTTGTCCGCTTTGTCCAACGGATCGAAGGAATAATCGGGGCCTCGATAGGATTCGAGTGCGGATTTGATGCCGAGCAAATGAGCGCTGTAGAGATGTCGGGAATCGGGATATGTCATGATGAGCTCGTCATACGTATTGAGCGCCTCGATCCACTTTTGATTTCGGAAATGGCTCGATGCCAGTTCCATGGTTACGTCATCCGCAAGCTTCCCCGTCGGACTGTCGAGCCGCATCTTCTCCAAAACGCGGATACCATGTTTGGCTGTGTCATTCCACGGTTTCCGTTTGTCGGTGAAGTTCACATGGTAGAACTGATCATCGAACTGGTTCCAATAGAGTCCGATTTCCATCCGCCGTTTGTCGACATGGTCTTGATAGCGTGTGCGGGGGTAGTCTTTCACCAGCCTGACGTATCGATCTTCTGCCTTGGGATAGCGCTCGGCAAAGAAATAGCTTTCTGCAGCCATGAGAAGCGAGTCTTGATGCAGGTAGGAGCTGATCCAATTCTTTCCTGCCTCGTCGAACTGTTTCCCAGCCTTTTCAAACAACTCAGCGGCCGCGGCGATCTGGGAATCACGGGACTCTTCCGGGCTACTTTGCGCTTGTTTGAACAAGTCGATGGCCTGGCGATAGGTCTCCTCCGCTTGTTGAAACTGCGTCTTGGCCAGCGTGGGATTGGCGGGCCTGGTTCCGATCAAAGGAACATTTTTGAGCAATCCGGGCATATTGCTCTTCCGTTGTTTTTCGGCGAGTCGCCCCTCGGGACGCACGTAGTTCCCTTCGGCGTCTTGGTACCCCTCGATCGCTCGCTTGGCCAGATCGTATTCGTCCTCTTTCTTGGTGAGTCCCAGCGTCGCGCAGCCGGAAAGCGAAACGACCCAGGCGAAATGCATCCATCGAATCTGAGGTGCAATCCCAGACACGATCTGCACCATCCAAGTGCGAGGGTTCACCCGGAGGCTATGAAGCTTTTTGGTCTTCCTCAACGTTTTAGTTCCTCCAAGAAATCCATGAGTCGCAATCGCCGATCCGCTAAATGGGTAATGAACTTCTCCATCGCAAATCGAACTTCGCCTCGCGTGGTGGGGGATAGGTCCCGGTAACTACCCACGCTGTCGACCAGTCCATCGCCGTCCGATGCAACCATTCGCAGGAAAGTGATTGTCTCCTCGCGCAATCGCAGGACATACCGTTGACCTGCGAGGCAAGAATCACAAAGCACTCCTCCCGCGTCGATTCCGAACAAGTAGCTTCGGTTCCGCCCGGACTCTACAGAATTCCCGCATCCCGCGCAAAGCTCAAACGTCGGTAAATGACCAAGCGCTCGCAGGAATTCCATCTCAAATCGAAGCACGACCTTCGCAGGATCCTCCATTTCATCCAACTTAACGAACGACGCATCGAGAACGTCGAAATGTTCCTCCATGGGTTGATGGTTCTCGGTGAGCACATGCGTCAGCTCAGCGAGGTAATAGGCTGCGTAGAGTGATAGCAAAGAATGTTGACCACCTTTGAACCGACGCACCAATTTGGCCTCGGTAAGAATATCGAGGGTATCGTTCAGCTTCTCGATGAAGACAATCTGGGACTTGGCCAATAAATCGAGCGCGTTCTCAAACGGGCTCTTCAGCCGCCTAGCCCCCTTGGCCACCGCGGAGACTTTACCATGGGTGCGGGTGAACAGAGTCACCACCAAGCTTGTTTCGCTCCATGCGACCGAACGCAACAGGATCGCTTCGGACTTCTCCAACCCCATAGTTATTCCGCCAACCTGGGCTTGCCGCTCCACCCCAGCTTGTCTCTCAAGGCTTGGTAGTCATCATGCCCAGGGACACCGATCAACTGAAAGGACGAATCCGCGCGAGCGATGCGAACCTTCATATCTCGTTCTAGATGGCAAACCACCCGTCCGTCGACGACCAAGCTCGCGGTGGGATGATCGACTCGGAGCATCAGATCAAACACCCGATCCGCCGTATCGACAACCGGACGCATCGTCAGGGTATGGGGACTGATCGGACAGATCACAAAGGCTTGCAGATTTCGGCGTAGAATCGGTCCCCCTGCGGATAAATTATGCGCCGTCGAACCGATGGGAGTACTGATGATCAAGCCATCGCACGCATAGGTGGTGGCCAAGGCTGCGTCGATGAAAAGATCGATGTAAAGCATTGAATAAGGCGGTCCCCCGAGAATACTCGCTTCGTTCAGCCCGATCATCGAATGGAGCAATTCGTCTCCGCGATACACATCGCTCTGCAACATCAAATGACTGGTGAGGGTGAAATGCCCCTTCGCGATTTCGGGCCAAACATTCATGAATTTGTCGGGTTGTATCGCCGCCAGGAATCCGAGCTTCCCGAGATTCACTCCCAACACGGGCTTCTGCCGATGCTTCATCTGCCTCGCAGATTGCAGGATCGACCCGTCCCCGCCAAGCACCACGACGAGATCGGAAGTGCAATGCTCAAAGTCATATTCAAACGCTTTGTCGACCGCGACAATTTCGGCATGACGTTCGATGCAAGGCAGCAGTTTCGGCAACTCCGACTCCACCCGGGGTCGATTCGGTGCAGCGAGCACAACGACGCGAGGTTTCTCGCGCCCCAGGGACCTCCAAGATGCAACGGAGTGTTCAGACACGTGGCATCACACTCCCGCGTGGCTAGCGTCGGAGTAACGAGCGCTGAGAGTTCGGCAGGCGACTGCGATTCCAGCTGCATCCAAGCCTAGATCGGCGAGGAGGTCGTTCCTTTCACCATGCTCGATAAACCGATCGGGCAATCCGAGCGTCCGGAGACTTCGAGTATCCCAACCGTGCTGACAGGCCGTCTCCAGAACTGCCGAACCAAATCCACCCATCAAGGCACCTTCCTCAACCGTCACGACAAATCGGCATTCTTCGAACACTTGTGCAAGCATTTCCGTGTCGAGCGGTTTGATGAATCTCGCATTGATCACCGCTACCTCAATCCCCTCTTGCTTGAGAAGATCTGCAGCGGCTAAGGCCTGCTGCAACATGGCACCGCACGCGATGATGGCGCCATCGGTCGCCCAACGAATCGTTTCGGATTTCCCAAGCTCGATCGGCTGGCACGGGCGTTCAAACGTCAATGCAGACGATTTGGGATAGCGGATCGAAGTTGGACCATTGTGCTGCAGCGCGAACTCCAGCATCGGTTCTACTTCGGTGGCATCCCCAGGAGCCATCATGACGATATTCGGGAAAACGCGCATGTAGCCAATATCGAACACACCGTGGTGCGTCGGACCATCCGGGCCGGTCAATCCAGCTCGGTCCATCATCATGCAAACCGGAAGATTCTGCAGCGATACTTCTTGAAAGATCTGGTCGTACGAGCGTTGCATGAAGGTCGAATAAATGGCAACGATCGGACGCAACCCGGTTTTGGCTTGGCCAGCAGCGAAAGCGACCGCATGCGATTCACAGATTCCCACATCAAAAAAGCGATCGGCGAAGGCGTCGCGAACCGGTTCCAATTTGTTCCCTTGGCACATGGCCGCGGTCATCACCGTCACCTTTTCATTCTTATGCATCTGGCTCAAGATGGCATCGCGAGCGAAGTTGGTGAACGCAGGCTTCTCCAGGGTGGAGCGGACCTTGGGGGAACCATCTTCGTCCTCGAATGCAGGCGGAGTATGGAAGTAGACGGGATCCCGTTCCGCGGGCTTGTATCCTCGCCCTTTCTCGGTCACCACATGGAGCAACGTCGGACCTTTCTGATTCTTCACCATCTCCAAGTACTTTCGCATCAGATGGATGTCATGGCCGTCGATCGGACCGATATAGCGGAATCCAAACTCCTCGAACAACATGCCGCCGACCATCCCCGCCTTGACCCCCTCTTTGATTTGAGCCAAGAGTTTCTCTGCGGGATCGCCGAACAGCGGGAGCTTGTTGAGTACCTTCACTACCTCGCTCTTGAGCCCGGTATAGAAGGGGTTGGTTCGCAAACGATCCAGATAATTGGCGACCGCACCGACGCGTGGACAAATCGACATCTTGTTATCGTTGAGGATGACGATCAAGTCCGAGTTTAGCTCCCCGGCATTGTTCATCGCTTCAAAGACGATCCCCGACGGAAATGCTCCGTCCCCGATCACGGCGATGCTCTTTCGACTTCCTTCATTTTGAAGATCGTCGCCGCTCTTCAATCCGAGGGCGGTCGATACGGAACAGCCGGCATGGCCGGTCATAAACAAGTCATACTCACTTTCAGAAGGATTGGGGTAACCCATCAATCCCCCTTTCATGCGTATGCTCTGAAAATCGTTGTAACGACCGGTTATCAATTTATGTGGATAGATCTGATGCCCGGTGTCCCAGATCAATCGATCCCGTCGAAAGTCGAAAACACTATGCAACGCTAAACAGAGCTCCACGACTCCGAGATTCGAGGCAAAGTGAGCGGTACGGGTCGCCAAGAGATTGCAGAGCACATCTCGGATTTCGCTCCCCAACTGCTCGAGCTGCTCGATGCTCATCGAATGCAGAGATTCAGAGGACTCCAATTTCGAAAGCAGTTCGTGCATGCCTAGTGACTCCTGTCGATGATGTATTTTGCTAGTTGCTGAAGGGGCACTGCCGCAGCTCCATAAGGTTCCACCAACCGGACGGCCTTTAGAACCAATTCCCGGGCCTTCGCCCTGCTATCCTCCACCCCGTAAATGGAGGGATAAGTCAACTTGCCACGTTCCTGGTCTTTTCCAGTCCGTTTTCCAGTGTTCTCCGCGGTGCTCTCGACGTCCAGTAGGTCATCGGCGATTTGGAAAGCAATTCCGATTGCATCGC includes these proteins:
- the bamD gene encoding outer membrane protein assembly factor BamD, with product MRKTKKLHSLRVNPRTWMVQIVSGIAPQIRWMHFAWVVSLSGCATLGLTKKEDEYDLAKRAIEGYQDAEGNYVRPEGRLAEKQRKSNMPGLLKNVPLIGTRPANPTLAKTQFQQAEETYRQAIDLFKQAQSSPEESRDSQIAAAAELFEKAGKQFDEAGKNWISSYLHQDSLLMAAESYFFAERYPKAEDRYVRLVKDYPRTRYQDHVDKRRMEIGLYWNQFDDQFYHVNFTDKRKPWNDTAKHGIRVLEKMRLDSPTGKLADDVTMELASSHFRNQKWIEALNTYDELIMTYPDSRHLYSAHLLGIKSALESYRGPDYSFDPLDKADKFFRNLKQFPEDYRRDKDEIDRMYTELVNRKAERLYHNAEYRFNKGEAGAARLKCEEIIEKFDQTAFAQPARDMLAKLKEMPDEPTPYLSELTVLFPSRDKTAPLRKPLPEEVIESDRKEREARTARLLESTPVEGGVIRR
- the recO gene encoding DNA repair protein RecO, translated to MGLEKSEAILLRSVAWSETSLVVTLFTRTHGKVSAVAKGARRLKSPFENALDLLAKSQIVFIEKLNDTLDILTEAKLVRRFKGGQHSLLSLYAAYYLAELTHVLTENHQPMEEHFDVLDASFVKLDEMEDPAKVVLRFEMEFLRALGHLPTFELCAGCGNSVESGRNRSYLFGIDAGGVLCDSCLAGQRYVLRLREETITFLRMVASDGDGLVDSVGSYRDLSPTTRGEVRFAMEKFITHLADRRLRLMDFLEELKR
- a CDS encoding NAD(+)/NADH kinase, producing MSEHSVASWRSLGREKPRVVVLAAPNRPRVESELPKLLPCIERHAEIVAVDKAFEYDFEHCTSDLVVVLGGDGSILQSARQMKHRQKPVLGVNLGKLGFLAAIQPDKFMNVWPEIAKGHFTLTSHLMLQSDVYRGDELLHSMIGLNEASILGGPPYSMLYIDLFIDAALATTYACDGLIISTPIGSTAHNLSAGGPILRRNLQAFVICPISPHTLTMRPVVDTADRVFDLMLRVDHPTASLVVDGRVVCHLERDMKVRIARADSSFQLIGVPGHDDYQALRDKLGWSGKPRLAE
- the dxs gene encoding 1-deoxy-D-xylulose-5-phosphate synthase encodes the protein MHELLSKLESSESLHSMSIEQLEQLGSEIRDVLCNLLATRTAHFASNLGVVELCLALHSVFDFRRDRLIWDTGHQIYPHKLITGRYNDFQSIRMKGGLMGYPNPSESEYDLFMTGHAGCSVSTALGLKSGDDLQNEGSRKSIAVIGDGAFPSGIVFEAMNNAGELNSDLIVILNDNKMSICPRVGAVANYLDRLRTNPFYTGLKSEVVKVLNKLPLFGDPAEKLLAQIKEGVKAGMVGGMLFEEFGFRYIGPIDGHDIHLMRKYLEMVKNQKGPTLLHVVTEKGRGYKPAERDPVYFHTPPAFEDEDGSPKVRSTLEKPAFTNFARDAILSQMHKNEKVTVMTAAMCQGNKLEPVRDAFADRFFDVGICESHAVAFAAGQAKTGLRPIVAIYSTFMQRSYDQIFQEVSLQNLPVCMMMDRAGLTGPDGPTHHGVFDIGYMRVFPNIVMMAPGDATEVEPMLEFALQHNGPTSIRYPKSSALTFERPCQPIELGKSETIRWATDGAIIACGAMLQQALAAADLLKQEGIEVAVINARFIKPLDTEMLAQVFEECRFVVTVEEGALMGGFGSAVLETACQHGWDTRSLRTLGLPDRFIEHGERNDLLADLGLDAAGIAVACRTLSARYSDASHAGV